The Oncorhynchus masou masou isolate Uvic2021 chromosome 31, UVic_Omas_1.1, whole genome shotgun sequence genome includes a region encoding these proteins:
- the LOC135523760 gene encoding cerebellar degeneration-related protein 2-like: MRLTSQLSPHSRVAAVANVIPEAGGTVSVCVCLTVDLVCNRGSSGLQDKAGGSIRVSMLGMEEFVTEEEEPWYDQQDLESDLHLAAELGKTLLERNKELEDSLQQIYITNEEQVQEIEYLVKQLEVLREMNEQHAKVYEQLDGTARELELTNHKLVLDSKASQHKIERLTGTIETLQTQVESLSGQVEQLHSLEQLRVRREKRERRKTISSFPCLRELCTAPKYEDGFVVGRSDSFTSEAKRQPAEEENERLREAVSALRSAVRAERGRREGAERECHVLLGEFSRLETRVQGAESCQVRIHELESELQELQQLRRARTLLLCSEDDGVGFTQTLLNNTPETDTMEGEGGEVGGGIRDEGEGGGGLSGESLPASSPVRKSCSDTALNAIVARDASGRRRGSYAIHANSVRKRGMSILREVDEQYHALLEKYEELLGKCRRHEESMCHTGVQTSRPVSRDPSMKDCAMGSTPAPPPTPTESPSTPEAMESISKQVEAVDKRLGQNTPEYKALFKEIFSRIQKTKTEIKTTKATKAPKASKSGKSSK; encoded by the exons ATGCGGTTAACGTCACAGCTCTCTCCTCATTCTCGTGTGGCGGCAGTTGCTAATGTTATTCCAGAGGCGGGCGGGacagtgagtgtatgtgtgtgtctgactgtggaCCTGGTTTGTAACCGAGGTTCTTCTGGGCTGCAGGACAAGGCGGGTGGGAGTATCCGTGTTTCGATGCTAGGAATGGAGGAATTTGTTACCGAGGAGGAAGAGCCATGGTACGACCAGCAAGATCTCGAATCGG acCTCCACTTGGCGGCGGAGCTGGGGAAGACTCTGTTAGAGAGGAACAAGGAACTGGAGGATTCTCTACAGCAGATATACATCACCAATGAGGAGCAGGTGCAGGAGATCGAG taCCTGGTTAAGCAGCTTGAGGTGCTGAGGGAAATGAATGAGCAGCATGCTAAGGTGTACGAGCAGCTAGACGGGACAGCCAGAGAACTGGAGCTCACCAACCATAAACTGGTTCTGGACAGCAAGGCCTCGCAGCACAAGATAGAGAG GTTGACAGGGACCATCGAGACCCTACAGACTCAGGTGGAGTCTCTCTCTGGGCAGGTGGAACAGCTCCACTCCCTGGAGCAGCTTAGGGTccggagggagaagagggagcgaCGCAAGACCATCTCCTCCTTCCCTTGCCTTAGGGAACTCTGCACCGCACCAAA gtatgAGGATGGGTTCGTGGTGGGCCGCTCAGACAGCTTCACCTCAGAGGCTAAACGGCAGCCAGCAGAGGAGGAGAACGAGCGTCTGAGAGAGGCGGTGTCGGCGCTGCGCTCGGCCGTGAGGGCGGAGCGGGGTCGCAGGGAGGGGGCGGAGAGAGAGTGTCACGTCCTCCTGGGGGAGTTCTCTCGTCTGGAGACACGCGTGCAG GGTGCGGAGAGCTGCCAGGTACGGATCCATGAACTAGAGTCAGAGCTCCAGGAACTCCAGCAGCTCCGACGGGCGAGGACCCTCCTCCTTTGCAGCGAGGACGACGGCGTGGGCTTCACCCAGACCCTCCTCAATAACACCCCCGAAACAGACaccatggagggggagggaggagaagtggGTGGAGGGATCAGAGATGAGGGCGAGGGGGGAGGAGGCTTAAGCGGAGAGTCCTTACCTGCCTCCAGCCCCGTCAGGAAGAGCTGCAGCGACACGGCGCTGAACGCCATCGTGGCCAGGGACGCATccgggaggagaagagggagctACGCGATCCACGCCAACAGCGTCCGTAAGAGAGGGATGTCCATCCTGAGGGAGGTGGACGAGCAGTACCACGCTCTGCTGGAGAAGTATGAGGAGCTGTTAGGGAAGTGCCGGCGCCACGAGGAGTCCATGTGTCACACAGGGGTGCAGACCTCGCGTCCCGTCTCCAGGGACCCCTCCATGAAGGATTGCGCCATGGGCTCCACCCCTGCACCCCCGCCCACCCCCACCGAGTCCCCCTCCACCCCCGAGGCCATGGAGAGCATCAGTAAGCAGGTGGAGGCGGTGGATAAGCGGCTGGGCCAGAACACGCCAGAGTACAAGGCTCTATTCAAGGAGATCTTCTCCCGTATTCAGAAGACCAAGACAGAAATCAAAACTACCAAAGCCACCAAAGCCCCTAAAGCCAGCAAATCTGGCAAGTCTAGTAAATAA